DNA sequence from the Brachybacterium sp. P6-10-X1 genome:
GCATCGGAGGAGGTGAGCGTGCGCAGGGTGACCTGCTCAGGGCTCACTGGGCCGGCTGCTGCGCGGCGGTGCGGGACGACGGGATCGGGCTCGTCGGGGTGGCAGACGGGGTCGTCGGACATGCACCTCAGTATCCGGTACGCCCGTCGATCGCCTCGCGCAGCAGGTCGAGATGTCCGAGATGGCGGGCGTATTCCTCGATCAGATGGCTGAGGATCCAGCGCAGATTCACCGTCTCGCCGCGGCGCAGCCCGCGCACGGGCCCGTCGAGGTCCGTCCAGCTCGCCTGCGCGGCACGGGTGGCGACGAGCTCTGCGCGGTACCGCTCGACATCGGCCCCGGCGGTCGCGGGATCGACGTCGTCGAAGTCCCCCTCCCGGCTGGTCACCGTGCAGTACAGGTCAGGCTGCTCCTCGTCCAGCAGGACCTCGCGCAGCCAGTACGCCTCGACCTCGGTGAGGTGGCGGACGAGACCGATCGGGCTCATGGTCGACGGCGGCACGGAGCGACGGCACAGCTGATCGGGGCCCAGGCCGTCGATCTTCAGCAGCAGGCTCTGGCGATAGAAGTCGACCCAGTGATCGAGGGTCTCCCGCTCGGGAGCGGTCATCGGTCCGAAGCGGCGGGGATCGTGAGCTGTCATGGCGATCAGGTTTCCACGGACGCCGGCGCTCGACCAGCGAATTCTCGAGGGGAGCGCACCGGGGACGGATCGCGCCTCGCCTCAGCGCGGCGCGACCCGCCTCACAGCAGCGTCTGGGCGAGGGTCACGGCCGCGACCCCGCCCAGCAGCACGGAGAACAGCAGAGTCAGCGTCGATGGGCGTGCCCTGGTCGACAGCGGCCCCCCGAGGAGACCGCCGACGGCCGAGCCGGCCGCGAAGATCAGCGTGGTCGCCCAGTCGATCTGCACCTCGGTGCCGAGGCGGGCCAGCAGGCTGGAGGCCGTCGCGATCACCATCACCAGCAGGCTGGTCCCGGAGGCACGACGCATCGCCAGGCCCAGCGCGATCACCAGCATCGGCACCACGATGAAGCCGCCGCCCACGCCGAAGAAACCGGTGAGGAATCCGGTGACGGTCGCCGTGACCAGGACGATCGGGAGGCGCGGGGAGGCGGGAGCGGCCGGCGTCGTCGGCAGCTCGGGCTCGCCGTGATGGCGCTGGATCCCGTCGGCCGACTCGACGGTGTCGGGGCCGGGCTGGTCCAGCACGGGATCGTCGTGGGTGGTCACCGGCTCGTCGGCCTCGTGCTCCGCCCGCCAGGAGTGCGCGGCGGCCTCGGCGCGCTCCTCCGCGCGGCTGCGCAGCCCTCGGCGCAGCATCATCACCGCCACGCCGACGAGCATCACGCCGAACAGGGTGAGCAGAACGGGCGCCGGCACCAGCGAGGACAGGCGGGAGCCGACGATCGCCCCGACGACCGAGACCCCAGCGAACACGAGCCCGTTGCGCCATTCGACGTTCCCGTGACGGGCATGGTGCGGCAGGCTGACCAGCGCGGTGATCAGCACGATGATCAGGCTGGAGGCCGTCGCGGAGTGCGCGGGCATGCCGAGCAGGAACACCAGGACGGGCACGGCGAGGATCCCGCCGCCCGCACCGAGCGCCCCGACCACGATCCCGACACCGACCCCGACGCCGATCGCGAGCAGGGCGAGCTCCATGGGCGGACTCCTGGGGGACGGCGGAACAGGTCGGCATCCAAGGTACTCGCTCACCGCCGGTCCCCGGGCCGGCGGCCGCGGAGAGTCAGCCGGCGGCCGCGGAGGATCAGTCGGCGGCCACGTAGGATCGAAGGCCCGTCCCAGGAGGTGCCATGGTTCCCGGTCAGCCCGGCCATCCCACGGCCCTGCTGGATCCCGCGTCCCCCGCGATGGGGCGGCGGCTGGTCGAGGCCTGGGCCGATGGCACACTGGCCCTCCCCCGGCGCGGGGGCGTCTCCCCGCTGCCCCTGCCCGGACTGCATCGGTCGGTGCAGCGGTCCTCGCTCTCCGGCACCGCGCACGCGGTCCTGGCGGGAGTCGGCGAGCGCTTCGCCGCCTGGCGCGTGATCCCGCAGAAGAAAGCGCCGGTCATCGTGCGGATCCCGCACGTCGCCCCGTCGGAGCTGCACCAGGGCCTCGTCCACGAGATCGCGGCGCTGACCCTGTCCCCGCGCTGGGTGGGGCCCGTCCCGATCGCCGTGCACGACGACCCGAGCACCAGCCCCCTCGGCCATCCGTACGTGGTGACCTCCGACGTGTCGGGCACCGCGGCGGCTCCCGAGGCCTGGACGCAGCGACATCTGGACGCCCATGCCGCTCGTCTCGCGCAGCTGCACGCCGTCCCCGCTCCGGGGCGCGGACCGATCACCCTCGGCGAGGACCCCTGGGCCGCGGTCCCGCCCGGAACGCCCTCCCTGCTGCACGAGGTGGAGCAGGAGGTCGCCTCCTGGGAGGAGCAGCACGGCATCGTGCTCGCCGAGCACGGCCTGGAGCCGTTCCTGGCGGCCGCGCGGGAACGCGTCGCCGGCATCGAGGGGGAGATCGCGGAGCTGGACGGGTTCGTCCTCGCCCACGGCGACCTGTGCACCACGAACATCATGTGGGAGCACGGCGGCGCGGGGCCTGCCGCCGACGGGGACGGCGCGCGGGACCGGCCCGGCCCCGTCGTGCGCTACATCGACTTCGAGTGGGCCCAGGGTGATGATCCCGCCCGTGACCTGGCGATCATCGGCGGCGCCGTGCACGGAGGACCCTGGTACGTGCCGCTTCCCGAGGAGCAGGTGACGACGTTCGTCGACGCCTATGTGCGCGCCCGCGCCGAGCACGGCGAGGTGCCGTCCTCGATCGCCGACGTCGATGCGCTGCGGCGGCGGATGCGGGCGTGGACCGCGTACGAGCGCACCGCGATGCTGGTGCACGTCGCCTCGCGCGCGGCGACCCGGGCCTCGCACCGTCGGGTGCTGCCGGTGCTGCGCGGAACTCTGGCCGCCGAGCTGGGCATCGAGGTCTGAGCGTCCCGGCATCCCGGGCGCCGGGACAGCCGGCACGGCCGAGCACGACGGGAGGGTCGAGCACAGCCGGAGGCTCGAGCACAGCGGGACGGCCGAGCACGGCGGGACCGCGTCCTGACCGGCCCCTCCGCGGGTGTGACCGAGCAGCCGTCCGGTCCGGGTGGCGCCCACCCCTGGACATCTGCGTACTGTGGGCCCATGAATGACTTCGTGAAGACCGGTCCGAGCGCGCCCCAGGGATACTTCGCCGCCGAGGCGGCGGGCCTCGCCTGGCTGGATGAGCCGCAGGCCGTGCCCGTGGTGTCCGTGCTCGAGTCGGGCAAGGACGAGCTGCGCCTGGAGCGCCTGGAGTCCGTCGAGCCGACGGCCGAGGCCGCCCGCGAGTTCGGCCGCCGCCTGGCACGGCTGCACGACGCCGGCGCCGCGGGCTTCGGCTGGACGCCCGGGGACAAGGCGTGGTTCGGGCCGCTCGAGAAGCCCTTCGACGTCGCCTCCGACGTGCGCGAGGACTTCCCCGATTTCTGGGCCGACGACCGCCTGCGCCCGCTGGCCGACCGCGTCACCCGCACCCTGGGCGCCGACGGCCACGACACGGTCGACGAGGCGATCGACGTGATCGCCGACGGCGCCTTCGACGGGATCAGCGGGCAGGGCACCGAGGAGGCCTCGCGGGTCCACGGCGATCTGTGGTCCGGGAACCTGCTCTGGACCGCCGACGGCGTGACCCTCATCGACCCTGCCGCGCACGGCGGCCACCGCCTCGAGGACCTGGCGATGCTGTCGCTGTTCGGCGCCCCGTTCCTGGACGAGATCTTCGAGGGGTACGAGGCGGAGCACCCGATGCCGGGCGACTGGGAGCAGGATCTGCCCGCCCACCTGTTCTTCGGGCTGCTGGCCCATGTGCACCTGTTCGGCGAGGCCTACGTCGACCAGGCGATCGCCACGGCCGAGGCGATCATCGCCCGCGCCGACCAGCTGGGGTTCTGACCGGCACCGACGCCTGCGCGGCCCGCACCCGTCGTCGTGCCCTCGCCCTCGCCGCCGTCACCATCACCGTTGCGCGCTGTGCTTCCCGGATCGGAAGCTCAGCGCGCAACGGCGTGAGGGCGGATCAGGTCAGTGCTCCTCGGTCTCGTGCTCGCCGCCGCCGTGGTCCGCGTGCTCGTGGCCGTCGTGCTCGCCGCCGCCGTCGCTCGCCGCATCGCCTGATGCGGCATCCTCCGCGGCCTCGTCGTCGGCCCCGGGCGTGACCTCGTACTCGCCGGAGGCGGTCCCGGTGGTCACCTGGATCTCGTGCGGGACCACCGGCAGGTCCAGCTCGCGGTAGATCTCGCCGCTGGCGACGTCGACCATGGTCAGGGTCTGTGCCGCAGGGTCGACGACGAAGGCGGTGCCGTCGGCCACGTCCAGCATCGGGCCGGGCTCCTGCCAGTTCTCCGGCTCGGTCCACTCCTGCGTCACCGACACCTCGTGGAGCATCTCGCCGGTGGCGGGATCGAGGATGTTCAGCTCCCCGTCGGCGGTGAGCACCAGCGCCTCGCCGTCCGGGCCGCGGTCCAGGGAACGGAACCAGTAGGGCGAGCCCAGGTCGACGGTGCTCATCGTGGCGTCCCGCGTATCGATCAGGGCGATCTCGGTGGGGTGTTCCGTGCCTCCAGCAGGGTCGGCCTCGACCTTGTGATCGGCGAGCACGATCGGGGAGTCCTCATGACCCTTCTGGTTGCCGGAGCGCTGGTACTCTCCGTCGACGGCGACCTTGTGGAACTCTCCGTCCCGGTAGATCACCGGGCCGTTCTCGCAGCCCAGGCTGATGACGTCACCGGACTCGGTGGGACGGGCGGCGGCCTCGCCGTGCACTCCGGGGCAGTCGTCGGTCTCGGCGGTGACGTTGCCGTCGGCGTCGAGCACCTGGACCGTGCTGCGGGCGTCCTCGGTGCCCTGCGTGGTGAGCAGGCCGCCGTCGGACAGCGGCACCGCGACGCCATGGTGGGGGTCATCGGTGCTGACCTCCTCGAGCACGCCGAGGTCCCCGTCACCGAGCGCGCTCGGGTCGATCACCGTGATGTCGCCGGTGCCGTCGGCGAACAGCGCGGTGCGCTCGCCATGGGGGACGACGTGCCCGGGCATCGGCGCGTCGATCGAGAGATCGGTCAGGGCCGGTTCCTGCTCGTAGAAGTGGAAGTGGTCGCCGTGGCCCTGGACGAGCAGCCCGGTGTCGTACATGGTGATGGAATCCGCAGCGCTGACCGCGACGTGCCGGCCGTCGCCCGCGGGGTTCAGCCGCACGTACCCGTCGACGTCCTCGCTGTTCAGGGTGCTGCCGTCGGCCGAATCGAGGGTGGTGACGCCGCCGTCGTGGGCGAGCACGATGCGCGGCGACAGGGCCCCGACCTCGGTGCGATCCGAGGCGCGCGCCCGCTCGGTCCCCCCGCCGTCGGAGCCGCCCTCGCGTCCCGCACCTCCCTCCCCCGCTCCAGCGCAGGCCGACAGCGCGAGCATCCCGGCGCCGAGCAGGGCGATGGCCCGCCGTTTCATGACAATGGTTCTCATATGAATCATGCGGCTCACGCTAACACGTGTTGCGAACCGTTCTCATCACCGGACCTGTGCACCGGATCACACGAGGGATCGCCGAGGGCTGCGAGCAAAGCCCTCGCGACCTCGAGCCGGTCGAGATCACCGTGACGGGTGACCCGACGTGCTCGCCCCACCCACCGTGCCTCCGGGGTCATCGGCGAGTGCGTGCACCCCGCCCGGGCCCGGGTCGAGCCGCTGCACCCGCCCGTTGCACACCACCCGCGGCGCCCCACCCATCCCGAACGCGATCGCGCGCTGTGCTTCCAGAAACGGAAGCACAGCGCGCGATCGCGTCAGGGGCAGGCTGAGCGGGCAGCAACCCGCCGGCCCATCATCAGGGGCAGGCCGAGCGGGCAGCCGCCCGCAGCTCAGCGGCCCGCGGCTCAGCGGCCCGCCGGCCCGCAGCAGCAGCGGCGGGTCGGCTCAGATGACGCCGAAGGCGATCATCGCGTCGGCCACCTTGCGGAAGCCGGCGACGTTCGCGCCCACCACGTAGTCGCCGGGACGGCCGAGCTCGTCGGCGGTCTCCAGGCAGGTGGCGTGGATGCCCTTCATGATCTCGGTCAGCCGCTGCTCGGTGTGTCCGAAGCTCCAGGCATCGCGGCTGGCGTTCTGCTGCATCTCCAGAGCGCTGGTCGCCACACCGCCGGCATTCGCGGCCTTGCCCGGGCCGAAGGCCACATCGGCCTCGCGGAAGATGCCCACGGCCTCCGGCGTGCACGGCATGTTCGCACCCTCGGAGACGGCGAGGACCCCGTTCTTGACCAGGGTGCGGGCGGCGTCGTCGTCGAGCTCGTTCTGGGTGGCGCTGGGCAGCGCGATGTCGACCGGGACGTCCCAGACGCTCCCCCCGGGGACGAATCGGGCGCCCTCGCCCCGACGATCGGCGTACTCGCTGATGCGTCCTCGCTCGACCTCCTTGACCTGCTGGAGCAGCTCGAGGTCGATGCCGTTCTCGTCGACGACGTAGCCGGAGGAGTCGGAGGCGGTGACGGGGATCCCGCCGAGCTGCCTCGCCTTCTCGATCGCGTAGATCGCGACGTTGCCGGAGCCGGAGACCCCGACGCGACGGCCGTCGAAGGAGGAGTCGCGAGCCTTGAGCATCTCGTCGGCGAAGATCGCGGCACCGTAGCCGGTGGCCTCCTTGCGCACGAGAGAACCGCCCCAGTCCAGGCCCTTCCCGGTCAGGACGCCGGCCTCGTAGCGGTTGGTCAGGCGCTTGTACTGTCCGAAGAGGTAGCCGATCTCGCGGGCGCCCACGCCGATGTCACCGGCGGGGACGTCGGTGTACTCCCCCATGTGGCGGTGCAGCTCGGTCATGAACGACTGGCAGAAGCGCATGACCTCGCCGTCGCTGCGACCGTGCGGGTCGAAGTCGGAGCCGCCCTTGCCGCCGCCGATGGGCAGGCCGGTCAGGGAGTTCTTGAAGATCTGCTCGAAGCCGAGGAACTTCACGATGCCGAGGTTCACGGAGGGGTGGAACCGCAAGCCGCCCTTGTAGGGGCCGAGTGCGGAGTTGTACTCGACGCGGAAGCCGCGGTTGATCCGCACGGTGCCCTCGTCGTCGACCCAGGGGACGCGGAAGATGATCTGACGCTCCGGCTCGCACAGGCGCATGATGATGCCCTGGTCGCTGTACTCCGGGTGGTGTCCCTGGATGACCTCGAGCGACTCGAAGACCTCCCGCACCGCCTGCTGGAACTCCGGTTCCCCGGGGTTGCGGTGCAGCACCTGGTCGTACGTGTTCTGGAGCATCGAATCGATCATCGCGGTCCTTTCAGGGCCCGGGGGTCCCGGGGTCACGGGGTCTCCGCCGAGGCGGAGGTCGGAGCGCCGCCCAGGGTACGCGTCCGTTTCCGGCGGGGGCACGAGCCGTTCGATGAGTGAACATGCACGGACACGATTACCCCTGCGCGCTGGGGATTCGTCCTGCGAGACGTGGCGGCCGGACTGTAGCCCGCGTCACGGAGCCGGGCGCCCAACCCATAGGTACGATCGTACGCATGTCGATCGCTCCGCCCTCCCTCCCGTCCGCTCGCGCGCCGTCCCGCGCCCGCGCAGCGGTCGCCGTCCTGTTCCTGACGAACGGGGCGCTGCTGGCAAACCTCCTCCCCCGTTATCCAGAGATCAGGACGGAGCTGGGGCTCGCCAACTCCACCTACGGGCTGGTCCTCGCCGCCTTCCCCACCGGAGCGATCCTTGCCGGGCTCGGCGCCGGCGCGATGATCCGGGTCGTCGGATCGGCCCGCCTGGCCACCCTGGCGACGATCCTGACGGCTCTCGGGCTGTTCGCGGCCGTCTGGTCGCCGACCGCCGCCCTGCTGGCCCTCGCCCTGCTGATCGCCGGCGCGAGCGACGCGATCGCCGACGTCGCGCAGAACGCCCACGGGCTGCGGGTCCAGCGCGCCTATGGTCGGTCGATCATCAACTCCTTCCACGCGGTGTGGTCGATCGGAGCGGTGATCGGCGGATTCATGGCCGCCGGGGCGATCGCGCTGGACGTCCCGCTCAGGGTGCATCTGGGCATCTCCGGTGTGCTGCTGGCCGTGATCTCCGTGATCGCGCTGCGCTTCACCCTGCCCGGCAAGGACCCGGGGGAGACGGCGGGGCAGGGCGGGACGGTCGACGGGGTCGAGGCGGCCGGCGGCGACGCGGATCGCGGCAGGCCCGGAACAGTCCTGGCTGCGAGCCGCGGACGCCTGATGCTCCTGATCGGCGCCCTCGTCGCCATCGCGATGGGCGGCACCCTGGTCGAGGACTCCGGCAACTCCTGGGCCTCGCTCTACCTGGGGCGCGATCTCGGCGCGCCGTCCACCGTCGCCGCCGGCGGATTCATCGCCCTGGTCGGCGCCCAGTTCATCGGGCGTCTGCTCGCCGACGGCATGGTGGACAGGTTCGGCCAGCGCTCGGTCACCAGGACCGGTGGGGCGATCATCGCGGTCGGCATGGGCCTCGCCCTCGCCGTCCCCTCCGTGCCGGGAACGGTCGCCGGCTTCGCCCTGGCAGGATTCGGCAGCGCGACCCTGGTGCCCGCGGCCATGCAGGAGGCCGACGACCTGCCGGGACTGCGCCGCGGCACCGGATTGACGATCGTGTCGTGGCTGATGCGGCTGGGCTTCCTCGCCTCGCCGCCGCTGGTCGGGCTGATCGCCGATGCGGCCGGACTGCGCGTGGGCCTCCTGGTGGTCCCCCTGGCCGGCCTGCTGGTGGTCGTGGCGTCCGGTGTCCTGAGCACTCGTCGCATGCCGGCGCGCCGGCGCACGGGGACGCCCGCCCCGTCGATCAGCTCCCCCCGGTGAGTCGGCGCAGCGCCTCCGCGATCAGATCCGCCC
Encoded proteins:
- a CDS encoding sulfite exporter TauE/SafE family protein — encoded protein: MELALLAIGVGVGVGIVVGALGAGGGILAVPVLVFLLGMPAHSATASSLIIVLITALVSLPHHARHGNVEWRNGLVFAGVSVVGAIVGSRLSSLVPAPVLLTLFGVMLVGVAVMMLRRGLRSRAEERAEAAAHSWRAEHEADEPVTTHDDPVLDQPGPDTVESADGIQRHHGEPELPTTPAAPASPRLPIVLVTATVTGFLTGFFGVGGGFIVVPMLVIALGLAMRRASGTSLLVMVIATASSLLARLGTEVQIDWATTLIFAAGSAVGGLLGGPLSTRARPSTLTLLFSVLLGGVAAVTLAQTLL
- the gdhA gene encoding NADP-specific glutamate dehydrogenase; this translates as MIDSMLQNTYDQVLHRNPGEPEFQQAVREVFESLEVIQGHHPEYSDQGIIMRLCEPERQIIFRVPWVDDEGTVRINRGFRVEYNSALGPYKGGLRFHPSVNLGIVKFLGFEQIFKNSLTGLPIGGGKGGSDFDPHGRSDGEVMRFCQSFMTELHRHMGEYTDVPAGDIGVGAREIGYLFGQYKRLTNRYEAGVLTGKGLDWGGSLVRKEATGYGAAIFADEMLKARDSSFDGRRVGVSGSGNVAIYAIEKARQLGGIPVTASDSSGYVVDENGIDLELLQQVKEVERGRISEYADRRGEGARFVPGGSVWDVPVDIALPSATQNELDDDAARTLVKNGVLAVSEGANMPCTPEAVGIFREADVAFGPGKAANAGGVATSALEMQQNASRDAWSFGHTEQRLTEIMKGIHATCLETADELGRPGDYVVGANVAGFRKVADAMIAFGVI
- a CDS encoding MFS transporter; this translates as MSIAPPSLPSARAPSRARAAVAVLFLTNGALLANLLPRYPEIRTELGLANSTYGLVLAAFPTGAILAGLGAGAMIRVVGSARLATLATILTALGLFAAVWSPTAALLALALLIAGASDAIADVAQNAHGLRVQRAYGRSIINSFHAVWSIGAVIGGFMAAGAIALDVPLRVHLGISGVLLAVISVIALRFTLPGKDPGETAGQGGTVDGVEAAGGDADRGRPGTVLAASRGRLMLLIGALVAIAMGGTLVEDSGNSWASLYLGRDLGAPSTVAAGGFIALVGAQFIGRLLADGMVDRFGQRSVTRTGGAIIAVGMGLALAVPSVPGTVAGFALAGFGSATLVPAAMQEADDLPGLRRGTGLTIVSWLMRLGFLASPPLVGLIADAAGLRVGLLVVPLAGLLVVVASGVLSTRRMPARRRTGTPAPSISSPR
- a CDS encoding fructosamine kinase family protein yields the protein MNDFVKTGPSAPQGYFAAEAAGLAWLDEPQAVPVVSVLESGKDELRLERLESVEPTAEAAREFGRRLARLHDAGAAGFGWTPGDKAWFGPLEKPFDVASDVREDFPDFWADDRLRPLADRVTRTLGADGHDTVDEAIDVIADGAFDGISGQGTEEASRVHGDLWSGNLLWTADGVTLIDPAAHGGHRLEDLAMLSLFGAPFLDEIFEGYEAEHPMPGDWEQDLPAHLFFGLLAHVHLFGEAYVDQAIATAEAIIARADQLGF
- a CDS encoding DinB family protein, with product MTAHDPRRFGPMTAPERETLDHWVDFYRQSLLLKIDGLGPDQLCRRSVPPSTMSPIGLVRHLTEVEAYWLREVLLDEEQPDLYCTVTSREGDFDDVDPATAGADVERYRAELVATRAAQASWTDLDGPVRGLRRGETVNLRWILSHLIEEYARHLGHLDLLREAIDGRTGY
- a CDS encoding phosphotransferase family protein, yielding MVPGQPGHPTALLDPASPAMGRRLVEAWADGTLALPRRGGVSPLPLPGLHRSVQRSSLSGTAHAVLAGVGERFAAWRVIPQKKAPVIVRIPHVAPSELHQGLVHEIAALTLSPRWVGPVPIAVHDDPSTSPLGHPYVVTSDVSGTAAAPEAWTQRHLDAHAARLAQLHAVPAPGRGPITLGEDPWAAVPPGTPSLLHEVEQEVASWEEQHGIVLAEHGLEPFLAAARERVAGIEGEIAELDGFVLAHGDLCTTNIMWEHGGAGPAADGDGARDRPGPVVRYIDFEWAQGDDPARDLAIIGGAVHGGPWYVPLPEEQVTTFVDAYVRARAEHGEVPSSIADVDALRRRMRAWTAYERTAMLVHVASRAATRASHRRVLPVLRGTLAAELGIEV